A region of Toxorhynchites rutilus septentrionalis strain SRP chromosome 1, ASM2978413v1, whole genome shotgun sequence DNA encodes the following proteins:
- the LOC129771720 gene encoding probable methylcrotonoyl-CoA carboxylase beta chain, mitochondrial yields MFRKTRLILQNLSNYQRLRPKCRMLHISEANVLPTEINRQSAEYKENHSQMSELVNELKSVTEKVLSGGGPEAVKRHTSKGKLLVRDRINRLIDPGSPFLELSTLAGNGMYGKDVVNAGGIITGVGRVHGVDCVIVGNDATVKAGSYYPITVKKHLRAQEIAQENNLPCIYLVDSGGANLPRQAEVFPDKDHFGRIFYNQANMSALGIPQIAVVMGSCTAGGAYVPAMADESVIVKKQGTIFLAGPPLVKAATGKIVSAEDLGGADLHCRTSGVTDHYAVGDEHALYLARQVVQNLNRPSEYDEKAGYSTKTMMNHDELSFTPEPESPRYDIEELYGIVGSNVTKSFDVREVIARIFDGSRFTEFKKFYGETIVCGYARLYDHLVGVVGNNGVLFSESALKGAHFIQLCAQKKIPLIFLQNITGFMVGRDAEAGGIAKNGAKMVTAVACANVPKLTLLIGGSYGAGNYGMCGRAYSPRFLYMWPNSRISVMGGSQAAGVLAQITEEQYRRSGKQWTEEIGNTIKAPIIQQFEAEGSPYYSTARLWDDGIIDPVDTRKVLGLSLQAALNKPIGDSKFGIFRM; encoded by the coding sequence ATGTTccgaaaaacgcgtttgattCTTCAAAATTTGTCTAATTACCAACGACTTCGTCCTAAATGCCGAATGCTTCACATATCCGAGGCGAATGTTCTGCCCACCGAAATTAATCGACAATCTGCCGAGTACAAGGAAAATCACTCACAGATGAGTGAACTGGTCAATGAACTGAAATCGGTCACAGAGAAGGTGCTGAGCGGGGGTGGGCCGGAAGCAGTCAAACGGCACACAAGCAAAGGTAAACTTTTGGTAAGGGACCGTATCAACAGGTTGATCGATCCAGGTTCGCCGTTTCTGGAACTGAGCACCTTAGCTGGCAACGGCATGTATGGGAAAGATGTGGTAAACGCGGGCGGAATTATTACGGGAGTTGGTCGAGTGCATGGTGTGGATTGTGTCATTGTAGGTAACGATGCTACCGTGAAAGCAGGTAGTTACTACCCAATAACGGTGAAGAAACACTTGCGCGCTCAGGAAATCGCACAAGAGAACAATCTGCCGTGCATTTACTTGGTTGACTCTGGCGGTGCTAATTTGCCCCGCCAAGCTGAAGTTTTTCCAGATAAAGATCATTTCGGTAGAATTTTCTACAATCAAGCGAACATGTCAGCCCTTGGAATTCCGCAGATTGCGGTCGTCATGGGTTCGTGCACTGCCGGGGGAGCGTACGTTCCAGCGATGGCTGATGAGAGcgtaattgtgaaaaaacaaggtACAATTTTTCTGGCTGGACCTCCGCTTGTTAAAGCGGCTACCGGGAAAATTGTGTCCGCTGAAGATTTAGGTGGAGCTGATTTACACTGTCGCACGTCTGGTGTTACAGATCATTACGCTGTTGGCGATGAGCATGCCCTGTACTTGGCCAGACAAGTAGTGCAAAATCTGAATCGCCCAAGCGAGTACGATGAAAAGGCGGGTTATAGCACCAAAACGATGATGAACCATGATGAATTGAGTTTTACACCGGAGCCTGAGTCGCCCCGATATGACATCGAGGAACTGTACGGAATCGTTGGGTCCAATGTGACGAAATCATTTGACGTACGCGAGGTGATAGCACGGATTTTTGACGGCAGTAGGTTTACTGAGTTCAAGAAATTCTACGGGGAAACGATTGTCTGTGGATACGCCCGATTATATGACCATCTCGTAGGTGTGGTCGGCAACAATGGTGTTCTGTTTTCCGAAAGCGCTCTCAAAGGAGCTCACTTCATTCAGTTATGCGCGCAAAAGAAAATACCCCTTATTTTCCTACAAAATATAACCGGGTTCATGGTTGGTCGTGATGCCGAAGCTGGTGGAATTGCGAAAAATGGGGCCAAAATGGTAACGGCGGTAGCGTGTGCAAACGTGCCTAAACTGACCTTGCTCATTGGTGGTTCATATGGAGCAGGCAACTACGGAATGTGTGGTCGAGCGTATTCACCTCGGTTCCTGTACATGTGGCCAAACAGTCGTATTTCAGTGATGGGGGGGTCGCAGGCTGCTGGTGTTCTTGCCCAGATTACCGAAGAGCAATACAGACGTTCGGGAAAACAGTGGACAGAAGAGATTGGAAACACAATCAAAGCTCCCATCATTCAGCAATTCGAAGCGGAGGGATCACCGTATTACAGCACCGCTCGGCTTTGGGATGACGGAATTATTGATCCCGTCGATACGCGAAAGGTTCTAGGCTTGAGCTTGCAGGCCGCGCTGAATAAGCCGATTGGGGATagcaaatttggcatttttAGAATGTAA